A stretch of Chanodichthys erythropterus isolate Z2021 chromosome 20, ASM2448905v1, whole genome shotgun sequence DNA encodes these proteins:
- the kctd6b gene encoding BTB/POZ domain-containing protein KCTD6: protein MDNGDWGHRLTHPVTLNVGGHLYTTSVSTLQRYPDSMLGAMFRGDFPTTRDTQGNYFIDRDGTLFRYILNFLRTSELTLPVDFMEMDLLRKEADFYQIEPLIQCLNDPKPLYPLDTFEQVVELSSTRKLSKYSNPVAVIITQLTITTKVHSLLEGISNSFTKWNKHMMDTRDCQVSFTFGPCDHHQEVSLRVHLMDYITKQGFTIRNTRVHHMSERANENTVEHHWTFCRLAYKVED, encoded by the exons ATGGATAATGGGGACTGGGGGCATAGG TTGACTCACCCAGTCACCTTAAATGTCGGAGGTCACCTCTACACAACCTCTGTCTCCACTCTTCAACGTTACCCAGATTCCATGCTGGGCGCCATGTTCCGTGGCGACTTCCCCACCACGCGGGACACTCAGGGAAACTACTTCATCGATCGGGACGGGACACTTTTCCGCTACATATTAAACTTCCTGCGCACATCCGAGCTCACTCTTCCTGTTGACTTCATGGAGATGGACCTTCTGCGTAAAGAAGCTGACTTCTATCAGATCGAGCCTTTAATACAATGCCTCAATGACCCAAAACCTCTGTACCCGCTGGACACTTTTGAGCAGGTGGTGGAGTTGTCCAGCACCCGCAAGCTGTCTAAGTACTCAAACCCAGTAGCGGTTATTATCACACAACTAACCATAACCACCAAGGTCCACTCGCTGCTTGAGGGAATATCCAACAGCTTCACCAAGTGGAACAAACACATGATGGACACCAGAGACTGTCAGGTGTCTTTCACTTTTGGACCATGTGACCATCATCAAGAGGTGTCTCTAAGGGTCCACCTCATGGACTACATCACCAAACAGGGATTCACCATTCGAAACACAAGGGTGCACCACATGAGTGAGCGTGCCAATGAGAACACAGTGGAGCATCACTGGACTTTCTGCCGACTAGCGTATAAAGTAGAAGACTGA
- the abhd6b gene encoding monoacylglycerol lipase ABHD6b: MDQDMVNMFAIAAGTLAIPLLLFMASFMLWPSSLIKVYYWYWRRTLGLQVRYADCGGYRFCYSHRGKPGLRPSILMLHDFSAHKDTWLPMVKYLPKHLHLLCVDMPGHEGTTRTSTDDYSIQGQVKRIRQFVEAIRLNRKPFHLVGTSMGGTVAGVYAACHPSDLYSLTLICPAGLKNQNETKFDCRMHDVEHSQFTLNIPLIPSTPEEMEEMLKLCSHVRFRVPQQILQGLVDVRIPHNDFYHEVFLEIMSENSKYALHEHMQQITTPLQVIWGKQDQVVDVSGAAVLAEALPHCRVDLLENCGHSVVMERPRQTAKLILDFIISQQNTESASTKKKS, from the exons ATGGATCAGGATATGGTGAATATGTTTGCCATTGCTGCAGGGACTCTTGCTATCCCTCTCCTCCTTTTCATGGCCTCCTTTATGTTGTGGCCATCATCGCTCATCAAAGTCTATTACTG gtACTGGAGGAGAACTCTGGGTCTGCAGGTACGTTATGCAGACTGCGGAGGTTATCGCTTCTGTTACTCGCACAGGGGCAAACCAGGCCTCAGGCCCTCTATACTCATGCTGCATGACTTCTCTGCTCATAAGGACACATGGCTCCCCATGGTGAAG TACCTTCCCAAACATCTGCACCTGCTGTGTGTTGACATGCCAGGGCATGAGGGGACAACACGTACCAGCACGGATGACTATTCAATCCAGGGCCAGGTCAAGAGAATACGGCAG TTTGTAGAGGCCATTCGACTAAACAGAAAGCCGTTCCACCTGGTGGGCACTTCAATGGGTGGCACTGTGGCAGGAGTGTATGCAGCCTGCCATCCCTCAGATCTCTACAGTTTGACCCTCATCTGCCCAGCCG GTCTGAAGAACCAAAACGAGACCAAGTTTGACTGTCGGATGCATGACGTGGAGCACAGCCAGTTCACACTGAATATTCCTCTTATTCCATCCACCCCGGAGGAGATGGAGGAGATGCTGAAGCTCTGTTCTCACGTGCGCTTCAGAGTGCCTCAACAG ATTCTTCAAGGCCTGGTGGATGTACGGATTCCACACAATGACTTTTATCATGAGG TTTTCTTGGAAATTATGagtgaaaattcaaaatatgctTTGCATGAGCATATGCAGCAAATAACTACCCCTTTACAAGTCATCTGGGGCAAACAGGACCAG GTGGTGGATGTGTCTGGCGCAGCGGTGCTTGCCGAGGCTCTTCCGCACTGCCGTGTTGATCTGCTGGAGAACTGCGGTCATTCTGTGGTCATGGAGCGACCGAGACAAACAGCCAAACTCATTTTAGATTTCATCATCTCTCAGCAGAACACAGAGAGCGCCAGCACAAAGAAGAAGTCCTGA
- the LOC137009819 gene encoding small integral membrane protein 4: MFRKSRNLKYILSLVPGKRRFGTYRFLPVFFCIGGVMEWIMINVRIGRETFYDVYRRKQSEREYQHKIDGGLIVLTESEAK, from the exons ATGTTCAGAAAAAGTCGGaacctaaaatatatattaagtcTTGTTCCTGGAAAAAGACGATTCGGAACGTACAGATTTTTGCCAGTGTTCTTCTGTATCGGGGGTGTCATGGAGTGGATCATGATTAACGTGAGAATAGGACGCGAAACGTTTT ATGATGTCTACAGAAGAAAACAATCGGAGAGGGAATACCAACACAAGATTGATGGAGGCTTGATTGTGCTCACAGAGTCTGAAGCCAAATGA
- the ognb gene encoding osteoglycin, paralog b: MMDLRILLFFMIVPWIFCETARTNKVVPKHKGVLKVVDDEDFISESRVVMEAKKPKKKVILNTDYDSPADTDDESPEADDKEEKELPTCLMCVCLIGSVYCEDVSPDMTTVPPLPKETAYLYARFNKITKITNKDFADVATLKRIDLSGNLISEIEDGAFSKLDQLEELTLAENKLVKLPMLPAKLVSLNVNHNLLKTKGVKANIFKKLSKLSYLYLGDNGLEAIPPLPESLRVVHLHNNNITSLTDDTFCKGNNTHYIRYNMQEVRLDGNPITLAQHPNSFICLRALPIGHYK, translated from the exons ATGATGGATCTCAGGATTTTACTCTTTTTCATGATCGTGCCGTGGATATTTTGTGAAACGGCAAGAACCAATAAAGTGGTACCTAAACACAAAGGGGTTTTGAAAGTAGTAGATGATGAAGACTTTATCTCAGAGAGTAGAGTTGTCATGGAAGCCAAGAAACCAAAG AAAAAGGTCATTCTTAACACAGACTATGATAGTCCAGCTGATACAGATGATGAAAGTCCAGAAGCAGACGATAAAGAGGAAAAGG aacTTCCTACTTgcctgatgtgtgtgtgtctaattgGATCGGTGTATTGCGAGGACGTTTCTCCAGACATGACAACAGTTCCACCACTGCCAAAGGAAACGGCTTACCTCTATGCGCGCTTCAACAAAATcactaaaataacaaacaaagaCTTTGCTGATGTTG CCACGCTGAAAAGAATTGACCTGTCTGGCAACCTCATCTCTGAGATAGAAGATGGAGCATTTTCAAAACTCGATCAGCTTGAGGAACTAACACTCGCTGAGAACAAGCTGGTCAAACTGCCAATGCTACCAGCCAAACTTGTGTCTCTCAATGTCAATCACAATCTACTTAAAACAAAGGGAGTGAAAGCAAACATTTTCAAG AAACTCAGCAAGCTGTCATACCTGTACCTTGGAGACAACGGGTTGGAGGCCATCCCACCACTTCCGGAAAGTCTGCGTGTGGTTCATCTACAT AACAACAACATAACGTCACTGACGGATGACACATTCTGCAAAGGAAACAACACGCACTACATCAGGTACAACATGCAGGAAGTTCGGCTCGATGGAAACCCGATAACCCTGGCTCAACATCCCAACAGCTTCATCTGTTTGAGAGCTCTACCGATTGGACACTACAAGTAA